In Cryptomeria japonica chromosome 10, Sugi_1.0, whole genome shotgun sequence, a genomic segment contains:
- the LOC131065170 gene encoding cold-responsive protein kinase 1-like, with protein MYLAAAASYKDHPVVASHSRLQWPAPAFGDLNSRPTAPVYLAPPPTRTSGTAQSPPGTMRSPVSCRDPATLHMRRPPYALPECHVTAPRHLYGSTIICPVSSPYSTDAQSAGRQSSPDIEGATELRGPEDFDFKILKKATNDFDQANKLGEGGFGEVFKGTLKSGKVVAVKKLTLGHSARAISEFESEVRLISNVHHRNLVRLVGCCRQGQERLLIYEYMPNTSLDRILFGKNKRLLSWKERFNIILGTARGLAYLHEEFHVCIIHRDIKSSNILLDNNFQAKIADFGLARLLPNDKTHVSTRFAGTLGYTAPEYANRGQLTEKADTYSFGVVVLEIVSGRKTIDLKQPPHMQYLLQWVWSLYEDNKVLEVVECEKEMEGYSEEEVLRVINLALLCIQASIRQRPSMSEVVTILLSNDEIEFQKLLQPSFVDMGNKANGQCSNSGTSSSQPNATITESLNAL; from the exons ATGTACCTCGCCGCCGCCGCTAGCTACAAAGACCACCCAGTGGTAGCCTCGCACTCCCGTCTCCAGTGGCCTGCTCCCGCCTTCGGCGACCTCAACTCTCGGCCCACCGCGCCCGTCTACCTAGCACCGCCGCCAACCAGAACCTCCGGCACGGCCCAGTCACCGCCAGGCACCATGCGGAGCCCAGTTAGTTGTCGGGACCCTGCCACACTGCACATGCGCAGACCTCCATATGCACTACCAGAATGCCACGTCACTGCGCCACGTCATCTGTATGGTAGCACAATcatctgcccagtcagcagtccaTACAGTACagatgcccagtcagcagggaggcaaagTTCTC CGGATATTGAAGGAGCAACGGAACTCCGTGGGCCAGAAGATTTTGACTTCAAGATACTGAAAAAGGCAACTAACGATTTTGATCAAGCAAATAAGCTTGGAGAAGGAGGGTTTGGTGAAGTATTTaag GGTACGTTGAAAAGTGGCAAAGTTGTGGCTGTTAAGAAGCTGACATTAGGTCACTCTGCCCGTGCAATTTCTGAATTCGAAAGCGAAGTGAGACTCATTTCCAATGTTCATCACAGAAATCTTGTGCGTTTAGTCGGATGTTGCAGACAAGGCCAAGAAAGGCTCCTGATTTATGAGTACATGCCCAATACCAGCCTTGACAGAATATTATTTG GAAAAAATAAAAGACTTCTGAGTTGGAAGGAAAGGTTCAACATTATCCTGGGCACTGCTCGTGGTCTGGCCTATCTCCATGAGGAATTCCATGTCTGTATCATCCATCGTGATATTAAATCAAGCAATATATTACTTGACAACAACTTTCAGGCGAAAATAGCAGATTTTGGGCTGGCAAGACTTCTTCCAAATGATAAAACTCATGTTAGCACAAGATTTGCAGGAACACT AGGATACACAGCTCCTGAATACGCTAACCGTGGGCAATTAACAGAGAAAGCTGACACCTATAGCTTTGGTGTGGTGGTTCTTGAAATTGTCAGTGGTAGAAAAACCATTGACTTGAAGCAACCACCTCATATGCAGTATCTTCTTCAATGG GTTTGGAGCCTATACGAAGATAACAAGGTTTTAGAGGTGGTAGAATGTGAAAAGGAGATGGAAGGGTATAGCGAAGAAGAGGTTTTAAGGGTGATAAACCTTGCGCTTCTATGCATACAAGCTTCCATCAGACAAAGACCATCAATGTCTGAGGTTGTGACAATACTGTTATCTAACGATGAGATTGAATTTCAAAAACTTCTACAACCATCATTTGTAGACATGGGTAACAAAGCAAATGGACAATGTTCCAATTCTGGCACATCTTCATCTCAACCTAATGCAACGATTACAGAATCCCTTAATGCTCTTTAA